The following are encoded together in the Panicum virgatum strain AP13 chromosome 6K, P.virgatum_v5, whole genome shotgun sequence genome:
- the LOC120712332 gene encoding uncharacterized protein LOC120712332 isoform X2, producing the protein MAMSLTRFSQWIWPASRARSGRGREPPPASTAVANGLFPDSPSGFREPDAVGHPSSGAARPRKGKSRRRAGRGEARADGEHGMVIMQSDGDGCLSDTDSDGSDWSIGWLEPLAPDLQTDGDSEGSFAVLVPCYRRGRIQRPARTDARFPGAIGVANGGVSDNKNFVEQWVSSLQN; encoded by the exons ATGGCCATGTCCCTTACCCGCTTCTCCCAGTGGATTTGGCCGGCGAGCAGAGCTAGAAGCGGAAGGGGccgagagccgccgccggcgagcacggCCGTGGCGAACGGCCTGTtcccggactccccgtccgggTTCCGGGAGCCGGACGCCGTCGGGCACCCGagctccggcgcggcgcggccgcggaagggcaagagccggaggcgcgccggccgcggggagGCGAGGGCGGACGGGGAGCACGGCATGGTTATCATGCAGTCCGACGGCGACGGCTGTCTGTCAGACACGGACTCCGACGGCTCCGACTGGTCTATCGGCTGGCTCGAGCCGCTCGCGCCGGACCTCCAGACCGACGGGGACTCCGAGGGCAGCTTCGCCGTCCTCGTCCCGTGCTACCGCCGTGGCCGCATTCAGAGGCCTGCTCGTACTGACGCCAGGTTCCCTGGTGCTATTGGTGTCGCCAATGGCGGCGTTTCTG ATAACAAGAATTTTGTAGAGCAATGGGTGTCTTCCCTTCAGAACTGA
- the LOC120712332 gene encoding uncharacterized protein LOC120712332 isoform X3, whose amino-acid sequence MAMSLTRFSQWIWPASRARSGRGREPPPASTAVANGLFPDSPSGFREPDAVGHPSSGAARPRKGKSRRRAGRGEARADGEHGMVIMQSDGDGCLSDTDSDGSDWSIGWLEPLAPDLQTDGDSEGSFAVLVPCYRRGRIQRPARTDARFPGAIGVANGGVSVLNWVADNLEHAKEI is encoded by the exons ATGGCCATGTCCCTTACCCGCTTCTCCCAGTGGATTTGGCCGGCGAGCAGAGCTAGAAGCGGAAGGGGccgagagccgccgccggcgagcacggCCGTGGCGAACGGCCTGTtcccggactccccgtccgggTTCCGGGAGCCGGACGCCGTCGGGCACCCGagctccggcgcggcgcggccgcggaagggcaagagccggaggcgcgccggccgcggggagGCGAGGGCGGACGGGGAGCACGGCATGGTTATCATGCAGTCCGACGGCGACGGCTGTCTGTCAGACACGGACTCCGACGGCTCCGACTGGTCTATCGGCTGGCTCGAGCCGCTCGCGCCGGACCTCCAGACCGACGGGGACTCCGAGGGCAGCTTCGCCGTCCTCGTCCCGTGCTACCGCCGTGGCCGCATTCAGAGGCCTGCTCGTACTGACGCCAGGTTCCCTGGTGCTATTGGTGTCGCCAATGGCGGCGTTTCTG TCCTAAATTGGGTGGCTGATAACCTTGAACATGCCAAAGAAATATG A
- the LOC120712332 gene encoding uncharacterized protein LOC120712332 isoform X1, which produces MAMSLTRFSQWIWPASRARSGRGREPPPASTAVANGLFPDSPSGFREPDAVGHPSSGAARPRKGKSRRRAGRGEARADGEHGMVIMQSDGDGCLSDTDSDGSDWSIGWLEPLAPDLQTDGDSEGSFAVLVPCYRRGRIQRPARTDARFPGAIGVANGGVSVLNWVADNLEHAKEIWSAVHMHMALPFLLLKLCPVAYLR; this is translated from the exons ATGGCCATGTCCCTTACCCGCTTCTCCCAGTGGATTTGGCCGGCGAGCAGAGCTAGAAGCGGAAGGGGccgagagccgccgccggcgagcacggCCGTGGCGAACGGCCTGTtcccggactccccgtccgggTTCCGGGAGCCGGACGCCGTCGGGCACCCGagctccggcgcggcgcggccgcggaagggcaagagccggaggcgcgccggccgcggggagGCGAGGGCGGACGGGGAGCACGGCATGGTTATCATGCAGTCCGACGGCGACGGCTGTCTGTCAGACACGGACTCCGACGGCTCCGACTGGTCTATCGGCTGGCTCGAGCCGCTCGCGCCGGACCTCCAGACCGACGGGGACTCCGAGGGCAGCTTCGCCGTCCTCGTCCCGTGCTACCGCCGTGGCCGCATTCAGAGGCCTGCTCGTACTGACGCCAGGTTCCCTGGTGCTATTGGTGTCGCCAATGGCGGCGTTTCTG TCCTAAATTGGGTGGCTGATAACCTTGAACATGCCAAAGAAATATGGTCAGCAGTACATATGCATATGGCTCTGCCATTTTTGTTGTTGAAGCTGTGCCCTGTCGCCTATCTACGTTAA